In Sphingomonas psychrotolerans, the following proteins share a genomic window:
- a CDS encoding threonine aldolase family protein has translation MRFFSDNAAPVCPQVLEALARVNVLDTAYDGDRWSQQLDGAFSDLFETPVRTLWVPSGTSANALALAALCPPHGSVVCHRDAHIQNDECGAPEFYTHGAKLALAEGVGAKLTPDSVIAVLDRVQQGVHWVQPHAISITNATEYGLVYTPGEVAAISEVAKARALGLHMDGARFANAVAHLGCAPGDVTWRAGVDVLSFGFVKNGGMSAEALIFFQTELADATLYRRKRAGLLLSKGRYLAAQLLAMLEDDLWLANARAANAGAQLLAQAAADRLVHPVEANEVFLKVTPDEAASLRRLGFDFHDWAPGEVRLVTSWDQSEAAIRPLADAIAAL, from the coding sequence ATGCGCTTCTTCTCCGACAACGCCGCCCCGGTCTGCCCGCAAGTGCTCGAGGCGCTGGCTCGAGTGAATGTGCTCGACACCGCGTATGACGGCGATCGCTGGTCGCAACAGCTCGACGGGGCGTTTTCGGATTTGTTCGAAACGCCGGTGCGCACCTTGTGGGTGCCTTCGGGGACGTCGGCCAACGCGCTCGCGCTCGCGGCCTTGTGTCCCCCGCACGGCAGCGTGGTGTGTCATCGCGACGCGCACATCCAGAATGACGAGTGCGGCGCGCCCGAATTCTACACGCACGGCGCCAAGCTCGCGCTCGCCGAAGGCGTTGGCGCCAAATTGACCCCCGACAGCGTCATCGCAGTGCTCGACCGCGTCCAACAGGGGGTCCATTGGGTCCAGCCGCACGCGATCTCGATTACCAATGCGACCGAATATGGGCTGGTCTATACGCCGGGCGAAGTCGCGGCGATCTCGGAAGTCGCAAAGGCGCGCGCGCTCGGTCTGCATATGGATGGCGCGCGCTTTGCAAATGCAGTGGCGCATCTAGGCTGCGCGCCCGGCGACGTGACGTGGCGTGCCGGAGTCGACGTGCTCAGCTTCGGCTTCGTCAAGAATGGCGGGATGAGCGCCGAGGCGCTCATCTTCTTCCAGACCGAGTTGGCCGACGCGACCTTGTACCGCCGCAAGCGCGCGGGGCTGCTGCTGTCGAAGGGCCGCTATCTCGCGGCGCAATTGCTCGCGATGCTGGAGGACGATCTGTGGCTGGCCAATGCGCGCGCGGCCAATGCGGGTGCGCAGCTGCTGGCGCAAGCGGCGGCCGATCGGCTGGTGCATCCGGTCGAGGCGAACGAAGTGTTCCTGAAGGTCACGCCCGACGAGGCGGCGTCGCTGCGCAGGCTGGGTTTTGATTTCCACGACTGGGCGCCGGGCGAGGTGCGGCTGGTGACGTCGTGGGATCAAAGCGAGGCGGCGATCCGGCCACTCGCGGACGCGATCGCGGCGCTGTGA
- a CDS encoding M28 family peptidase, which produces MVPRIRFLPSCLKGGRVAAALLALASPAHAQQLPPEQSALAAHVQFLAQDTLRGREAGTHEYDIAAEYVAAQMLATGLAPGAGGNWLQPVGLATWRPAEKAKWTLTRGGSAIPLQFGIDFVNQGIPTTPDYRASGPVVFAGYGLVYPEGKRDDYRGLDVRGKIVALYAGVPAGLPDEVAAHLGDDDQKARLAEARGAKAVIILESLERRGEFPVEAMAPYYDYERTTWIAPDGKPHMIAPGAPVVGYVGQAGAEKLFAGSRIKWRDVLAAERRGARLPTGPLVGTLAVTAKTQVRASRSSNVVGLLEGSDPALRGEYLVLSAHLDHVGIGEPEKGDSIYNGAMDNAVGVGTMLEIARTFRASGKRPRRSILFVALTAEEKGLVGSSYFAARPGVPQGSLIADINLDMPILTFAMQDIVVLGGERSSLGAVYAAAAAAEGLRVVPDPAPEEMFFVRSDHYSFVQAGIPAVSIDSGPGGPGEAAQQDFLANHYHKPSDDLSLPIDWAAAAKFTRVNYAAARAIADADARPRWAKGDFFGARFGGYGAR; this is translated from the coding sequence ATGGTGCCGCGCATCCGCTTCTTGCCCTCCTGCCTGAAAGGGGGGCGCGTCGCAGCCGCGCTCCTCGCGCTTGCCTCTCCCGCCCACGCGCAGCAACTCCCTCCCGAACAGTCGGCGCTCGCGGCGCATGTCCAGTTCCTCGCCCAGGATACACTGCGCGGACGCGAGGCGGGGACCCACGAGTACGACATCGCCGCCGAATATGTCGCCGCGCAGATGCTCGCCACGGGGCTCGCGCCGGGCGCGGGGGGCAACTGGCTCCAGCCGGTGGGACTTGCCACCTGGCGCCCCGCCGAAAAGGCGAAATGGACGCTGACTCGCGGCGGTAGCGCGATACCGCTCCAGTTCGGCATCGATTTCGTCAACCAAGGCATTCCCACGACGCCCGATTACCGGGCCTCGGGTCCGGTGGTCTTCGCCGGCTACGGCCTCGTCTATCCCGAGGGCAAGCGCGACGATTATCGCGGGCTCGATGTGCGCGGCAAGATCGTCGCGCTCTATGCCGGCGTTCCCGCGGGACTCCCCGACGAAGTCGCCGCGCATCTCGGCGACGACGATCAGAAGGCCCGCCTCGCCGAGGCGCGCGGCGCCAAAGCGGTGATCATCCTCGAATCACTCGAGCGCCGCGGCGAATTCCCGGTCGAAGCGATGGCGCCTTATTACGATTACGAGCGCACGACGTGGATCGCCCCCGACGGCAAGCCGCACATGATCGCGCCGGGCGCGCCGGTGGTCGGCTATGTCGGCCAGGCCGGCGCCGAGAAATTGTTCGCCGGCTCGCGGATCAAGTGGCGCGACGTGCTCGCCGCCGAGCGTCGTGGTGCCCGGCTGCCGACCGGTCCGCTCGTCGGCACACTCGCAGTGACGGCGAAGACGCAGGTGCGAGCCAGCCGCAGCAGCAACGTGGTCGGGTTGCTCGAGGGCTCCGATCCGGCGCTGCGCGGCGAATATCTCGTGCTCTCGGCACATCTCGATCATGTCGGGATCGGCGAGCCCGAGAAAGGCGACAGCATCTATAACGGCGCGATGGACAATGCCGTGGGCGTCGGCACGATGCTCGAAATCGCACGGACCTTTCGGGCATCGGGCAAGCGGCCGCGCCGATCGATCCTGTTCGTCGCGCTCACCGCCGAGGAAAAGGGGTTGGTGGGGTCGAGCTATTTCGCGGCACGTCCCGGCGTGCCGCAGGGCAGTCTGATCGCCGACATCAATCTCGACATGCCGATCCTGACTTTCGCGATGCAGGACATCGTGGTGCTGGGCGGCGAGCGATCGAGCCTTGGCGCGGTCTATGCCGCCGCAGCCGCGGCAGAGGGGCTCAGGGTGGTGCCCGATCCCGCACCCGAGGAGATGTTCTTCGTCCGCTCGGACCATTACAGCTTCGTCCAGGCGGGGATTCCGGCGGTCTCGATCGACAGCGGACCCGGCGGACCCGGCGAGGCGGCGCAGCAGGATTTCCTCGCCAATCATTATCACAAGCCTTCGGACGATCTGTCGCTGCCGATCGACTGGGCGGCCGCCGCGAAGTTCACGCGCGTCAACTATGCCGCCGCCCGGGCGATCGCCGACGCGGATGCGCGTCCGCGCTGGGCCAAGGGCGATTTCTTCGGGGCGCGGTTCGGTGGTTACGGCGCGCGCTAG
- a CDS encoding transglycosylase domain-containing protein, producing the protein MTIGKPALEAPKPGLTPDPFWRAAPPPPLPPVPPEGVPPSGEGGTNLPAIRKRFRFRWRWLSWGVAGLILLFVLAVAWLALTAPLSKSLEPPAPPSITLLSAEGKPIARRGAVIAAPVDVAKLPKHVGAAFIAIEDRRFFGHMGVDPRGIARAFLHNSTSDGRSQGGSTITQQLAKNAFLTSDRTMTRKLREVMIAFWLEAWLSKDEILSRYLSNVYFGDNVYGLRAAAQHYFSVAPENLTVSQASLLAGLVKAPSRLAPTGNLKGARERQKLVIGAMIASGALTEAEAARVRPAVLKVSKEKELPNGTYFADWVLPEARDRAGGVATEQTVRTTLETDIQAAAERAVRGAGLKKTQIALVAMRPDGRVVAMVGGKNYRESPFNRATQARRQPGSTFKLFVYLAALRSGMTPDSMVDDSPVTIGEWSPTNSDGRYAGKITLRQAFAKSSNVVAARLTNEIGVGRVIRAARDLGISTPIANEASIALGTSTVSLLELTAAYAAVANGSYPVRPRGLDDAESADDWLAARLGAATRIPGGELADLRSMLGTVVTSGTGRSAALSIPAFGKTGTTQDARDAWFIGYAGDLVAAVWIGNDDNSPIPGLSGGGIPARVWRDFMVRALGVSLPPAPVVEDETVNETTLDDVLNSVGDFVEGSGIETDVFGPRDRPVREDEEEPPLEDEQGPPPRATGGRRGEE; encoded by the coding sequence AGCTGGGGCGTGGCCGGGTTGATCCTGTTGTTCGTGCTCGCGGTGGCGTGGCTGGCGCTGACCGCGCCCTTGTCCAAGTCGCTCGAGCCGCCCGCGCCGCCTTCGATCACCTTGCTCTCGGCCGAAGGCAAGCCGATCGCACGGCGGGGTGCAGTGATTGCGGCACCGGTCGATGTCGCGAAGCTGCCCAAACATGTCGGCGCGGCGTTCATCGCGATCGAGGACCGGCGCTTCTTCGGGCATATGGGGGTCGATCCGCGCGGTATTGCCCGGGCGTTCCTGCACAATTCGACGAGCGACGGCCGCTCGCAGGGCGGCAGTACGATCACCCAGCAGCTCGCCAAGAACGCATTCCTGACCTCCGACCGGACGATGACGCGCAAGCTGCGCGAAGTGATGATCGCCTTCTGGCTCGAGGCGTGGCTGTCGAAGGACGAGATCCTCTCGCGCTATCTGTCGAACGTCTATTTCGGCGACAACGTCTATGGCCTGCGTGCCGCCGCGCAGCATTATTTCAGCGTCGCACCGGAAAATCTGACGGTCAGCCAGGCGAGTTTGCTCGCCGGTCTGGTCAAGGCGCCGAGCCGGCTGGCGCCGACGGGCAACCTCAAAGGCGCCCGCGAACGGCAGAAACTGGTGATCGGCGCGATGATTGCCAGCGGCGCGCTGACCGAGGCCGAGGCGGCGCGGGTGCGCCCGGCGGTGCTCAAGGTGAGCAAGGAAAAGGAACTGCCCAATGGCACCTATTTCGCCGATTGGGTGCTGCCCGAGGCACGCGACCGCGCCGGCGGCGTCGCGACTGAGCAGACGGTGCGAACCACGCTGGAAACCGATATCCAGGCGGCGGCCGAGCGCGCGGTGCGCGGCGCGGGGCTGAAGAAGACCCAGATCGCGCTGGTGGCGATGCGCCCCGACGGCCGTGTCGTCGCGATGGTCGGCGGCAAAAATTATCGCGAAAGCCCGTTCAATCGGGCGACGCAGGCGCGGCGCCAGCCGGGATCGACCTTCAAGCTGTTCGTCTATCTCGCCGCGCTGCGCTCGGGAATGACGCCCGACAGCATGGTCGACGACTCGCCGGTGACGATCGGCGAATGGTCGCCGACCAACAGCGACGGGCGCTATGCCGGCAAGATCACCTTGCGCCAGGCCTTCGCCAAATCGAGCAACGTGGTGGCGGCGCGGCTGACCAACGAGATCGGCGTCGGCCGGGTGATCCGCGCCGCGCGCGATCTCGGCATTTCGACACCGATCGCCAACGAGGCCTCGATCGCATTGGGCACTTCGACGGTGTCGCTGCTCGAACTGACCGCGGCTTATGCCGCGGTGGCGAACGGCAGCTATCCAGTGCGGCCGCGCGGCCTCGACGACGCCGAATCTGCCGATGACTGGCTCGCCGCGCGGCTGGGCGCGGCGACGCGCATCCCCGGGGGCGAGCTCGCCGATCTGCGTTCGATGCTCGGCACCGTGGTGACTTCGGGCACCGGGCGCAGCGCGGCGCTGTCGATCCCCGCTTTCGGCAAGACCGGGACGACGCAGGACGCCCGCGACGCGTGGTTCATCGGCTATGCTGGCGATCTGGTCGCGGCGGTGTGGATCGGCAATGACGACAATTCGCCAATCCCCGGCCTGTCGGGCGGGGGCATCCCGGCGCGGGTGTGGCGCGATTTCATGGTGCGCGCACTGGGCGTCTCGCTGCCGCCGGCGCCGGTGGTCGAGGACGAAACCGTCAACGAGACGACGCTCGACGACGTGCTCAACAGCGTCGGCGATTTCGTCGAGGGTTCGGGGATCGAGACCGATGTGTTCGGCCCGCGCGACCGGCCCGTGCGGGAGGACGAGGAAGAGCCTCCGCTCGAAGACGAGCAGGGTCCGCCCCCGCGCGCTACCGGCGGACGCCGCGGCGAAGAATAG
- a CDS encoding Rossmann-fold NAD(P)-binding domain-containing protein, producing the protein MRLLIFGLGYTGSALARHLAPGGWRIAAVTRDGRDGSIAFADRERAAFEIDHATHIVSTVAPDAADPILAAFGPELARARGWLGYLSSTGVYGDTRGAWVDETATTGGGRRTARTEADAAWLALGARVFRLPGIYGPGRSPLDRAARGDAARIHVPGQVFSRIHLDDLVAGIVTGFDAPRGAWNLADDLPAPQSDVVAYACRLLGIPPPPLIALGEARLSPQARAFYSENRRVANGKAKRLLGWRPRFPDYRLGLRALSASTSPIITSAAPATASSDQR; encoded by the coding sequence ATGCGCCTGCTGATCTTCGGCCTCGGCTATACCGGCAGCGCGCTGGCGCGGCACCTCGCCCCCGGGGGCTGGCGGATCGCGGCAGTCACCCGCGACGGGCGCGATGGCAGCATCGCCTTTGCCGATCGCGAGCGCGCCGCGTTCGAGATCGATCACGCCACGCATATCGTCTCGACCGTCGCGCCGGACGCGGCCGATCCCATTCTCGCTGCATTCGGCCCTGAACTCGCACGCGCGCGCGGCTGGCTCGGCTATCTCTCCTCGACCGGGGTCTATGGCGACACGCGCGGCGCCTGGGTCGACGAGACCGCAACCACCGGTGGCGGCCGCCGCACCGCGCGTACCGAGGCCGATGCTGCGTGGCTGGCGCTCGGCGCGCGCGTGTTCCGTCTGCCCGGCATCTACGGCCCCGGCCGCTCGCCGCTCGACCGCGCCGCGCGGGGCGACGCCGCACGGATCCATGTCCCGGGTCAGGTCTTCAGCCGCATCCATCTCGACGACCTCGTCGCCGGCATAGTCACCGGATTCGACGCGCCACGAGGCGCCTGGAACCTCGCGGACGACCTGCCCGCGCCGCAGAGCGACGTCGTCGCTTATGCGTGCCGGCTGCTCGGCATCCCCCCGCCGCCGCTCATCGCGCTGGGAGAAGCGCGGCTCAGCCCGCAGGCACGCGCTTTTTATTCGGAGAATCGGCGCGTCGCGAACGGCAAGGCAAAGCGCTTGCTCGGCTGGCGGCCGCGTTTCCCCGATTATCGATTGGGCCTGCGCGCCTTGAGCGCCAGCACCAGCCCGATCATCACCAGCGCTGCCCCCGCCACGGCGAGCAGCGACCAGCGATAG
- a CDS encoding DMT family transporter → MSEAAPPRSARLSVLIPFLVVTLIWGSTWIVIRDQLSVVPPSWSVTYRFVVAGVVILGWAALRRDSLKLDARGWTFAVALGFAQFVLNFNFVYRAEQHITSGVVAIVYALLLVPNAILARVFLGQLMGRQLLIGSAVAMAGVALLFLHEARLSDAGPQAALIGIGIALLGVLSASVANVMQAMKTARAYPMATTLGWAMLTGAAIDAAFAWTTTGPPVIEMRWSYIAGTLYLGVLGSALAFTIYFQLIRTIGPAKAAYTSVLIPVIAMLLSTIYEGYRWSLLAVAGAALVMIGLVLALKARRPNR, encoded by the coding sequence GTGAGCGAGGCGGCACCGCCCCGCTCCGCGCGCCTGTCGGTCCTGATCCCGTTCCTCGTCGTCACGTTGATCTGGGGATCGACGTGGATCGTCATCCGCGACCAGCTGTCGGTGGTGCCGCCGAGCTGGTCGGTGACCTATCGCTTCGTCGTGGCGGGCGTGGTGATCCTCGGCTGGGCGGCGTTGCGGCGGGACTCGCTCAAGCTCGATGCGCGCGGCTGGACGTTCGCGGTGGCGTTGGGCTTCGCGCAGTTCGTGCTCAACTTCAACTTCGTCTACCGCGCCGAGCAGCACATCACCTCGGGGGTGGTGGCGATCGTCTATGCGCTGCTGCTGGTGCCCAATGCGATCCTTGCACGGGTGTTTCTCGGCCAGCTGATGGGGCGCCAATTGCTGATCGGCTCGGCGGTGGCGATGGCGGGCGTCGCCTTGCTGTTCCTCCACGAGGCGCGGCTGAGCGATGCCGGACCCCAAGCCGCGCTGATCGGGATTGGCATCGCGTTGCTCGGCGTGCTCTCCGCTTCGGTCGCCAACGTCATGCAGGCGATGAAGACCGCCAGGGCCTATCCGATGGCGACGACGCTCGGCTGGGCGATGCTGACCGGCGCAGCGATCGACGCGGCGTTCGCGTGGACCACCACCGGCCCGCCGGTGATCGAGATGCGCTGGAGCTACATCGCCGGCACGTTGTATCTCGGCGTGCTCGGATCTGCGCTGGCCTTCACCATCTATTTCCAGCTGATCCGCACGATCGGCCCGGCCAAGGCGGCCTATACCAGCGTACTGATCCCGGTGATCGCGATGCTGCTCTCGACGATCTACGAAGGCTATCGCTGGTCGCTGCTCGCCGTGGCGGGGGCAGCGCTGGTGATGATCGGGCTGGTGCTGGCGCTCAAGGCGCGCAGGCCCAATCGATAA
- a CDS encoding M28 family metallopeptidase, which produces MKSLLIAFSLLEPLPAIAQGLPPAEAALKAHVAFLASDAMRGRDTGSNELAVAEQYVAAQMLAAGLKPGGPNGAWLQPVPLVSFKGADHGTLTLTRGTTATPLEWGKDYVARSNPREAKVALSAPVVFAGYGVTDRATGYDDYKALDVKGKIVAILRDAPQALQSEVRAHLSQPDEQARNAAAHGAIGVILIEGNTRHAVFPFEASVGYWNSSGMTWADPDGKANSGGPRAPAFAYLSMAGAEKLFAGAKLKWADVLAADKAGKKLPTGALGVTAQGIANTEIETLGANNVVGLLEGSDPALKGQYVVISAHLDHVGIGKPDAKGDTIYNGAMDNAVGTASMLEVAKAFTASGKRPRRSILFVAVTAEEKGLVGSDYFAANPTVPKGSIVANVNLDMPVLTYKFEDLVAYGADRTSIGATVAAVARAEGLTLTPDPAPEQASFVRSDHYSFVRAGIPAVSLEPGPAGPGKAAVEEFGAKHYHQPSDEVGLVDFGQGVRFVKLNYAIARALADADQRPLWNKGDFFGTLYDGPGAK; this is translated from the coding sequence ATGAAAAGTCTGCTGATCGCATTCTCGCTGCTCGAGCCGCTGCCGGCAATTGCGCAGGGCCTTCCGCCCGCCGAGGCGGCGCTCAAGGCGCATGTCGCCTTTCTCGCCTCGGACGCGATGCGCGGGCGCGATACCGGCTCGAATGAACTCGCGGTGGCCGAGCAATATGTCGCCGCGCAGATGCTCGCGGCCGGGCTCAAGCCGGGCGGTCCCAACGGCGCATGGCTCCAGCCGGTGCCGCTCGTGTCGTTCAAGGGCGCCGATCACGGGACCCTCACGCTCACCCGCGGCACCACCGCGACGCCGCTCGAATGGGGCAAGGACTATGTCGCCCGCTCGAACCCGCGCGAGGCGAAGGTCGCCTTGTCGGCGCCGGTGGTGTTCGCGGGCTATGGCGTGACCGATCGCGCCACCGGCTACGACGATTACAAGGCCCTCGACGTAAAGGGGAAAATCGTCGCGATCCTGCGCGACGCCCCGCAGGCGCTGCAGAGCGAGGTCCGCGCACATCTGAGCCAGCCCGACGAACAGGCGCGCAACGCCGCCGCGCATGGTGCGATCGGCGTGATCCTGATCGAGGGCAACACCCGCCACGCGGTCTTCCCGTTCGAAGCGAGCGTCGGTTACTGGAACAGCTCCGGCATGACCTGGGCCGATCCCGACGGCAAGGCGAACAGCGGAGGTCCGCGCGCACCCGCCTTCGCCTATCTGAGCATGGCCGGCGCCGAGAAACTGTTCGCCGGCGCGAAACTCAAATGGGCGGATGTCCTCGCCGCGGACAAAGCAGGCAAGAAGCTCCCCACCGGCGCGCTCGGCGTAACCGCGCAGGGCATTGCCAATACCGAGATCGAGACGCTCGGCGCCAACAACGTCGTCGGCTTGCTCGAAGGCAGCGATCCCGCACTCAAGGGCCAGTATGTCGTGATCTCGGCGCATCTCGATCATGTCGGAATCGGCAAGCCCGATGCGAAGGGCGACACGATCTATAACGGCGCGATGGACAATGCCGTCGGCACCGCGTCGATGCTCGAAGTGGCGAAGGCGTTCACTGCCTCGGGCAAGCGTCCGCGCCGCTCGATCCTGTTCGTCGCGGTCACTGCCGAGGAGAAGGGGCTGGTCGGCTCGGACTATTTCGCCGCCAACCCGACCGTGCCCAAAGGCAGCATCGTCGCCAACGTCAATCTCGACATGCCGGTGCTCACCTACAAGTTCGAGGATCTGGTGGCGTATGGCGCCGACCGCACCAGCATCGGCGCGACGGTGGCGGCGGTGGCCAGGGCCGAGGGGCTGACGCTCACCCCCGATCCCGCGCCCGAGCAAGCGAGCTTCGTGCGTTCGGACCATTACAGCTTCGTCCGCGCGGGCATCCCCGCGGTGTCGCTCGAACCCGGCCCCGCGGGCCCGGGCAAGGCCGCGGTCGAGGAATTCGGCGCGAAGCACTACCACCAGCCTTCGGACGAGGTGGGCCTCGTCGATTTCGGCCAGGGCGTGCGCTTCGTGAAGCTCAATTATGCGATCGCCCGCGCACTCGCCGACGCCGACCAGCGCCCCTTGTGGAACAAGGGCGACTTCTTCGGAACGCTGTACGACGGCCCGGGTGCGAAGTGA
- a CDS encoding M28 family metallopeptidase yields the protein MLRLIAPLGLIALGAAPALAQTPTAAPVPSPAQTNALLNAELPADQAALKSHIMFLASDQMRGREAGSAEYDIAAQYVASQFYAQGLRPAGDDGSYLQKVPLISYKPADKGSMAFTRKGGEPVAFVFGEDYLPAGNPNKTAFQLSAPLVFVGYGIAGLGRDDYKGVDVKGKIVAFFGGAPSKFPAEERAHFGSVPTKAEIARAKGAIGYITLESPRAGRGNYPFKTLAGTYDRPRVTWAEADGSGHIPTPTAPGLGMLSTTAAARLFEGSGVKWATVAKLAQDDNAKFKAVQLPATLSVTLNTANTAIASYNVAGILPGSDPAIGKEVVVLSAHLDHVGVGKADAKGDTIYNGAMDNAVGVASLIEEARRFKASGKPPRRSILFLAVTAEEKGLVGADYFARNPTVPKANLVADVNLDMPILTYKFEDVTPFGAAHSTLGETVARAAAQIGVGMGGDPRPDEAFFVRSDHYRFVQQGIPSVFLWPGEKGPGKAATEAFLSTHYHQPSDDLVQQPAIDWESGARFVDVNYRIAREIADADQKPMWKKGDFFGTLFGGPMEK from the coding sequence ATGCTTCGACTGATTGCGCCGCTCGGCCTGATCGCGCTCGGCGCCGCTCCAGCGCTGGCGCAGACCCCGACCGCGGCACCTGTACCTTCACCTGCCCAGACCAACGCGCTGCTCAACGCCGAGCTTCCCGCCGATCAGGCAGCGCTCAAGAGCCACATCATGTTCCTCGCCTCGGATCAGATGCGCGGGCGCGAGGCGGGCAGCGCCGAATATGACATCGCCGCGCAATATGTCGCATCGCAATTCTACGCGCAGGGCCTGCGCCCCGCCGGCGACGACGGATCGTATCTCCAGAAGGTACCTTTGATCAGCTACAAGCCGGCCGACAAGGGCAGCATGGCGTTCACGCGCAAGGGCGGCGAGCCGGTCGCGTTCGTCTTCGGCGAGGACTATCTCCCGGCCGGTAATCCAAACAAGACCGCCTTCCAGCTAAGCGCCCCCTTGGTGTTCGTCGGCTATGGCATCGCCGGGCTGGGCCGCGACGATTACAAGGGCGTCGACGTAAAGGGCAAGATCGTCGCCTTCTTCGGCGGCGCGCCGTCCAAATTCCCCGCCGAGGAGCGCGCCCATTTCGGAAGCGTGCCCACCAAGGCCGAGATTGCGCGCGCAAAGGGTGCGATCGGCTATATCACGCTCGAGTCGCCGCGTGCCGGTCGCGGCAATTATCCATTCAAAACGCTTGCGGGCACCTATGATCGCCCACGCGTCACCTGGGCCGAGGCCGATGGCAGCGGCCATATCCCGACGCCGACCGCGCCTGGGCTCGGCATGTTGAGCACCACCGCGGCCGCGCGGCTGTTCGAGGGCTCCGGGGTAAAGTGGGCGACCGTCGCGAAGCTCGCCCAGGATGACAACGCCAAATTCAAGGCGGTGCAGCTCCCGGCCACGCTGTCGGTGACGCTCAACACCGCCAACACCGCGATCGCAAGCTACAATGTCGCCGGCATCCTCCCCGGCAGCGATCCGGCGATCGGCAAGGAAGTCGTCGTCCTCTCGGCGCATCTCGACCATGTCGGCGTCGGCAAGGCCGATGCGAAGGGCGACACCATCTATAACGGCGCAATGGACAATGCCGTCGGAGTGGCCTCCCTGATCGAGGAAGCGCGCCGCTTCAAGGCATCGGGCAAGCCGCCGCGCCGCTCGATCCTGTTCCTCGCAGTCACCGCCGAGGAAAAGGGTCTCGTCGGCGCCGACTATTTTGCGCGCAATCCCACCGTCCCGAAGGCGAACCTCGTCGCCGACGTCAATCTCGACATGCCGATCCTCACCTACAAGTTCGAGGACGTGACGCCGTTCGGCGCCGCGCATTCGACTCTCGGCGAGACGGTGGCGCGCGCCGCCGCGCAGATCGGCGTCGGGATGGGCGGCGATCCGCGCCCCGACGAGGCGTTCTTCGTCCGCTCGGACCATTATCGCTTCGTCCAGCAGGGTATTCCCTCGGTGTTTCTGTGGCCGGGCGAAAAGGGTCCGGGCAAGGCAGCGACCGAGGCGTTCCTGAGCACCCATTACCACCAGCCGTCGGACGATCTCGTCCAGCAGCCGGCGATAGACTGGGAATCGGGGGCGCGCTTCGTCGACGTCAATTATCGCATCGCCCGCGAGATCGCTGATGCCGACCAGAAGCCGATGTGGAAGAAGGGTGACTTCTTCGGAACGCTGTTCGGCGGGCCGATGGAGAAGTGA